A genomic window from Ruminiclostridium cellulolyticum H10 includes:
- the gmd gene encoding GDP-mannose 4,6-dehydratase translates to MKKALITGITGQDGSYLSEFLLDKGYEVHGIMRRSSSLNTQRISHLLEDKAGENALISLHFGDLSDSVSLNKLIYKIEPDEVYNLGAQSHVQVSFDVPEYTGDVDGLGTVRLLESIREIDPCIKFYQASSSELFGKVREIPQSETTPFYPRSPYGVSKMYSYWITVNYREAYDLFACNGILFNHESPRRGESFVTRKITKGIADILNGKTDKIYLGNIDAKRDWGFAGDYVEAMWLMLQQKKPDDYVIATGETHTVREFCNLAFKHVGITLEWQGSGEQEKAVDSTTGRELINISSKFFRPTEVDLLLGDPTKAKSQLKWKQKVSFEELVKMMVESDLKGGYSKI, encoded by the coding sequence ATGAAAAAAGCTTTAATTACAGGTATAACAGGCCAGGATGGATCATATCTGTCTGAGTTTTTATTAGATAAAGGGTACGAAGTTCATGGGATTATGAGGAGAAGCAGTAGCTTGAATACTCAAAGGATATCTCATCTTCTTGAAGATAAGGCCGGAGAAAATGCCCTAATTTCCTTACACTTCGGGGATTTATCAGATTCCGTCAGTCTAAATAAACTTATTTATAAGATAGAACCTGATGAAGTCTATAATTTGGGTGCCCAAAGTCATGTCCAAGTGTCCTTCGATGTTCCAGAGTATACGGGCGACGTCGATGGACTGGGAACTGTAAGGCTTTTGGAAAGTATTAGAGAAATTGACCCTTGTATCAAATTTTATCAGGCTTCCTCCAGTGAATTATTCGGTAAGGTAAGAGAAATTCCCCAAAGTGAAACTACACCGTTTTATCCGAGAAGTCCATATGGAGTATCTAAAATGTACTCATACTGGATTACAGTTAACTATAGGGAAGCATACGACCTTTTTGCCTGTAATGGAATCCTTTTTAATCACGAGTCTCCAAGACGCGGAGAAAGCTTTGTAACCCGTAAGATAACCAAGGGAATAGCCGACATATTGAATGGAAAAACAGACAAAATTTATCTTGGTAACATAGATGCAAAGAGGGACTGGGGTTTTGCAGGAGATTATGTAGAGGCAATGTGGCTGATGCTTCAGCAGAAAAAACCTGACGACTATGTTATAGCTACAGGTGAAACACATACCGTAAGAGAGTTCTGCAATCTAGCTTTTAAACATGTAGGAATAACTCTGGAATGGCAAGGCTCAGGTGAGCAGGAAAAAGCCGTTGACAGTACTACGGGCAGAGAGCTTATTAATATCAGCAGTAAATTCTTCCGTCCTACAGAGGTAGATTTATTACTGGGTGACCCGACAAAAGCCAAAAGCCAACTAAAATGGAAGCAGAAAGTCTCTTTTGAAGAGCTGGTTAAAATGATGGTTGAAAGTGATTTAAAAGGTGGTTATAGCAAGATTTAG
- a CDS encoding DivIVA domain-containing protein translates to MYYTPEDFKCLCIKKSLVNGYCRKQVDAILAQVGEDYISMAKESEEIKNKIDILNETVQHYKILEESLQHSIIVAQHTSEQIKTNACEKAKNITDEAEISAKKIIETANLEVIKAKGKLDEIKGQLYSFKTKSEALISAQLDVLQQLFSEKNNE, encoded by the coding sequence ATGTATTATACTCCCGAAGATTTTAAATGCTTATGCATAAAAAAGTCCCTGGTTAATGGTTATTGCAGGAAGCAGGTTGATGCGATTCTAGCCCAGGTCGGCGAGGATTACATAAGTATGGCTAAGGAAAGCGAGGAAATAAAGAACAAAATAGATATACTTAATGAAACAGTTCAGCACTATAAAATACTCGAGGAATCATTGCAGCATTCTATTATAGTTGCACAGCATACAAGTGAACAAATAAAAACAAATGCATGTGAGAAGGCAAAAAATATAACTGATGAGGCAGAAATAAGTGCCAAAAAAATTATTGAAACTGCCAATCTGGAAGTCATAAAGGCAAAAGGAAAGCTGGATGAAATTAAGGGTCAGTTGTACTCTTTTAAAACAAAATCTGAAGCGTTGATAAGTGCACAACTGGACGTATTACAGCAATTATTCAGTGAAAAAAATAATGAGTAG
- the ilvB gene encoding biosynthetic-type acetolactate synthase large subunit, with protein sequence MKITGAQALVKALELENINTIFGYPGAAICPFYDALLDSDINHVLTRNEQGAAHAASGYSRVTDKVGVCVATSGPGATNLITGIATAYSDSIPMVAITGQVSLDLIGRDVFQEVDITGATEPFCKHNYLVKDVRDLPRIVKEAFHIASTGRPGPVLIDVPVDIQTDILDFRYPNVVDIRGYKPNYKGHPQQIKKIAEAVSNSQRPVICAGGGVISSKASEIMTRLVEKYEIPVVTTLMGIGSISVDHPLNLGMLGSHGVYAANYAVHNADLLIIIGARVGDRALGTTGKIAEKAKIIHIDIDPAEIGKNVSTTIPVVGDAGLVLGDLYNSIQACNTSQWLDSLRQAVSKNKNKNTGLAQDSYVNPKKLIAELSKRLDEDAIMVTEVGQNQIWAANNFIARKPGSFITSGGLGTMGYGLPAGIGAKIGRPESTVVVIGGDGSFQMSMPEMGTIKQNRLGVKILILNNNRLGMVREIQKNRYRKRYSQVFLDDNPDFVKIAEAYGFKSERITCDSQIGEALERFLADDSAYLLECSIDPEEETV encoded by the coding sequence TTGAAAATAACAGGAGCACAGGCATTGGTAAAAGCACTTGAGTTGGAAAACATCAATACGATTTTTGGATATCCCGGTGCGGCAATCTGTCCCTTTTACGATGCACTGCTGGATTCGGATATCAACCATGTACTCACAAGAAACGAGCAAGGAGCAGCTCATGCTGCTAGCGGGTATTCCAGAGTTACAGACAAAGTAGGTGTGTGTGTGGCAACCTCGGGTCCCGGTGCGACGAACCTTATTACAGGGATTGCAACCGCATATTCGGATTCAATTCCCATGGTAGCCATTACAGGACAGGTTTCCCTTGATCTTATCGGCAGGGATGTGTTTCAGGAGGTGGACATTACAGGAGCTACAGAACCCTTCTGCAAGCACAACTATCTTGTGAAGGACGTCAGGGATTTACCCAGAATAGTCAAGGAGGCTTTTCATATAGCTTCTACAGGCAGGCCGGGACCGGTATTGATAGACGTACCTGTTGACATACAGACGGATATACTTGATTTCAGATATCCCAATGTGGTGGACATTAGGGGGTACAAACCGAATTACAAAGGTCATCCTCAACAGATAAAAAAGATTGCGGAGGCCGTCTCAAACTCTCAAAGACCTGTGATATGTGCAGGAGGTGGAGTTATCTCTTCAAAGGCCTCGGAAATAATGACAAGGTTGGTAGAGAAATATGAAATACCTGTAGTAACGACGCTGATGGGTATTGGCTCAATATCGGTAGACCATCCTTTAAATTTAGGAATGCTGGGTTCTCATGGCGTATATGCGGCCAACTATGCGGTACATAACGCTGATCTTCTTATAATAATCGGGGCCAGGGTGGGAGACCGTGCTTTAGGAACCACGGGGAAAATAGCTGAAAAAGCGAAAATAATCCATATTGACATTGACCCTGCCGAGATAGGGAAAAATGTAAGTACGACGATACCTGTGGTAGGTGACGCGGGATTGGTTCTTGGGGATTTGTACAATTCTATTCAAGCCTGTAATACTTCACAATGGCTTGATAGCCTGAGACAGGCTGTTAGTAAGAATAAAAACAAAAATACCGGCTTAGCCCAAGATAGTTATGTCAATCCCAAGAAGCTCATAGCAGAACTTTCAAAAAGACTGGATGAAGATGCGATTATGGTTACGGAAGTCGGACAGAACCAGATATGGGCCGCCAACAATTTTATTGCAAGAAAACCTGGTTCGTTTATTACCTCAGGCGGCTTAGGGACCATGGGTTACGGACTTCCTGCCGGAATTGGAGCCAAGATTGGCAGACCTGAAAGTACGGTAGTTGTCATAGGCGGTGACGGAAGTTTCCAGATGTCAATGCCGGAGATGGGTACAATTAAGCAGAATAGGTTGGGAGTAAAAATTCTTATTCTCAACAACAACAGGCTTGGGATGGTACGTGAAATACAGAAGAACAGATACAGAAAAAGATATTCCCAGGTATTTCTAGATGATAATCCGGATTTCGTTAAAATTGCGGAAGCCTACGGATTCAAATCTGAAAGAATAACCTGTGATTCGCAGATAGGTGAGGCATTAGAAAGATTTCTGGCTGACGACAGTGCATATCTGCTAGAATGTAGTATTGATCCTGAAGAAGAAACGGTTTAG
- the tadA gene encoding tRNA adenosine(34) deaminase TadA — MYTKNEQFMLAAIQQAKEAYKNGESPVGAVIVKNGEIIAYGCNRREEKLDVTSHAEIEALKKAAKEIGTWKLDGCDMYVTLEPCPMCAGAIIQSRIKTLYIGAMDKKSGSAGSVVDLFRVPQFNHRVDVVYGLMFEECGTILTEFFKQLRKT; from the coding sequence ATGTATACAAAAAATGAGCAATTTATGCTTGCAGCAATTCAACAGGCAAAAGAGGCATATAAAAATGGAGAATCCCCGGTAGGAGCAGTAATAGTAAAGAATGGAGAGATTATTGCCTATGGCTGTAACCGGAGGGAAGAGAAACTCGATGTAACATCCCACGCTGAAATAGAGGCTTTGAAAAAGGCAGCGAAGGAGATTGGAACTTGGAAACTGGACGGCTGTGATATGTATGTTACTCTGGAGCCATGTCCTATGTGTGCGGGGGCTATAATCCAGTCAAGAATAAAAACACTTTATATAGGGGCAATGGATAAAAAATCTGGTTCCGCAGGTTCTGTGGTAGATTTATTCAGAGTTCCTCAGTTTAATCATAGGGTTGATGTAGTATATGGATTAATGTTTGAGGAATGTGGAACTATATTAACAGAATTCTTTAAGCAGCTTAGAAAAACCTAA
- a CDS encoding GDP-L-fucose synthase family protein, producing MNKESKIFVAGHTGMVGSAIVRRLQKNGYENIICKSHKELDLTDQSSTEYFFRDEKPDYVFLAAAKVGGIHANNSYPADFIMENMLIECNVIKSSYKNGVKKLMFLGSSCIYPKLCPQPIKEEYLLTGELEPTNEAYALAKISGIKMCQSYNKQYHTIFISAMPASLYGVNDRFDINNSHVIPSMIIKLHEAKINNKPYVELWGTGNPLREFLYVDDMADACLYLMQNYEENEFVNIGSGKEISIRKLAETLKLVIGYNGELLFDTTKPDGTPRRVLDNTRIYKTGWRPQVDMEEGLQREYEYYLKYVVS from the coding sequence ATGAACAAGGAAAGTAAAATCTTTGTAGCCGGGCATACCGGAATGGTTGGTTCTGCAATAGTAAGGCGGCTCCAGAAAAACGGGTATGAAAATATTATATGCAAAAGTCACAAGGAGCTTGACCTAACAGACCAATCCTCAACTGAGTATTTTTTTAGGGATGAAAAACCTGATTATGTTTTCCTAGCCGCTGCTAAGGTAGGGGGAATTCATGCAAATAACTCCTATCCTGCAGACTTTATAATGGAAAATATGCTTATAGAATGTAACGTAATAAAAAGTTCATATAAAAACGGTGTGAAAAAGCTCATGTTTTTAGGCAGTTCGTGTATATATCCTAAATTATGCCCCCAGCCTATTAAGGAGGAGTATCTTCTCACAGGTGAACTTGAGCCGACCAACGAGGCGTATGCCCTTGCTAAAATTTCAGGTATAAAAATGTGCCAGTCCTATAATAAGCAATACCATACAATTTTTATTTCTGCAATGCCTGCAAGCCTCTACGGTGTTAATGACAGATTTGATATAAACAATTCTCATGTTATCCCTTCAATGATTATTAAGCTCCACGAGGCTAAAATCAATAATAAACCCTATGTTGAGTTATGGGGCACCGGCAATCCTTTAAGAGAATTTCTTTACGTTGACGACATGGCAGATGCATGCCTGTACCTTATGCAGAACTATGAGGAAAATGAATTTGTGAATATCGGTTCAGGTAAGGAAATTAGTATCCGTAAACTTGCCGAAACACTAAAACTTGTAATCGGATATAATGGGGAGCTTTTGTTTGATACAACCAAGCCCGATGGTACACCAAGGCGTGTACTGGATAACACCAGAATATACAAGACTGGTTGGAGGCCCCAGGTTGATATGGAAGAGGGTCTGCAAAGGGAGTATGAATACTATCTTAAGTATGTTGTTAGTTAA
- a CDS encoding O-fucosyltransferase family protein, with amino-acid sequence MSNSKFLLIKSLGGSIWGDVDHVICQILAAELTNRIPVVYWGMESLYSESVDTNSFESFFEPISQYTFHDVVRPEYTYYPKVWKFENILAEDTDRFKMENRELNGMMRSEANVVVSDIYFPMRAILSYVRRDHWSYGKTPYQIYRYMFDNYIKLQPAINKEIQKFLNTNPNFRDERPILGVHVREKAIVNEVAQLYDLNEFYKPNIWQYIVRYNARHLFLITDSNTVFKQYRKLYSKNDMLIYTDSKKIPLKERVPTALLNYPNKRHKGVELIKDTIEIIKDTYIASKCDFFIGNGYSNLSNTVLRLRDWPESNIKLLY; translated from the coding sequence ATGTCGAATAGTAAATTTCTTCTGATCAAGTCACTTGGAGGTAGTATATGGGGAGACGTAGATCATGTAATATGTCAAATATTGGCTGCTGAGCTGACAAACAGGATCCCGGTAGTATATTGGGGAATGGAAAGCTTATACAGTGAATCCGTTGATACAAATTCTTTTGAATCCTTCTTTGAACCTATTTCCCAATATACCTTCCACGATGTAGTACGACCAGAGTATACCTATTATCCTAAGGTGTGGAAGTTTGAAAATATTCTGGCTGAGGATACGGATAGATTTAAAATGGAAAACCGGGAACTGAACGGAATGATGAGAAGTGAAGCCAACGTAGTTGTAAGTGATATATATTTTCCGATGCGGGCGATTCTTTCTTATGTGAGAAGGGATCATTGGTCATACGGAAAAACTCCATACCAGATTTACAGATACATGTTTGACAACTACATCAAGCTACAGCCCGCGATAAACAAGGAAATCCAAAAATTCCTAAATACAAATCCAAATTTCAGAGACGAGAGGCCTATTTTAGGGGTTCATGTAAGGGAGAAGGCTATAGTAAATGAGGTAGCTCAATTGTATGACTTGAACGAGTTTTACAAACCAAACATATGGCAGTATATAGTTAGGTATAATGCAAGGCATTTGTTTCTGATAACGGATTCAAATACTGTATTCAAACAATATAGGAAATTGTATAGCAAAAATGATATGTTGATATATACCGACAGTAAGAAGATACCTCTCAAAGAGCGTGTTCCTACTGCCCTGCTGAACTACCCCAATAAACGGCACAAAGGGGTTGAGCTTATAAAGGACACGATCGAAATAATAAAGGATACTTATATAGCATCAAAATGCGATTTTTTTATTGGAAACGGATATTCCAACCTTTCAAATACAGTTCTAAGGCTAAGGGATTGGCCTGAATCCAATATTAAGCTCTTGTACTAA
- the ilvC gene encoding ketol-acid reductoisomerase: protein MAKMYYDSDCNLKLLEGKTVAVIGYGSQGHAHAQNLKDSGVNVIVGLTPSSARRKQVEADGLKAYDTAEAAKMADIIMILVPDEKQAAMYEESIAQNLEAGNILMFAHGFNINFKQIVPPADVDVIMVAPKGPGHTVRSQYKEGRGVPALIAVEKDASGKAKEYALAYASGIGAGRAGILETTFREETETDLFGEQAVLCGGVTELMKAGFETLVAAGYQPEIAYFECIHEMKLIVDLINQGGFGEMRYSISDTAEYGDYVTGKRIITDETRKEMKKVLKEIQDGKFAANWIIENKAAGRANFISMRRNESEHQLETVGAELRKMMSWLKK from the coding sequence ATGGCAAAAATGTATTATGACAGTGACTGCAACTTAAAACTACTGGAGGGAAAAACAGTAGCGGTTATAGGATACGGAAGTCAGGGGCATGCACATGCACAGAATCTAAAGGATAGCGGAGTTAACGTTATAGTAGGACTTACTCCATCATCCGCAAGAAGAAAGCAGGTGGAGGCTGATGGTCTGAAAGCTTATGATACCGCAGAAGCAGCGAAGATGGCTGATATCATAATGATACTGGTTCCCGATGAAAAACAGGCGGCTATGTATGAAGAGAGCATAGCACAGAATCTTGAAGCGGGTAACATTCTTATGTTTGCTCATGGTTTTAATATTAACTTCAAACAGATAGTTCCTCCGGCAGATGTGGACGTAATCATGGTTGCCCCAAAAGGACCGGGACACACAGTTAGAAGTCAGTACAAAGAAGGCAGGGGTGTTCCTGCACTTATTGCGGTTGAGAAGGACGCTTCTGGAAAAGCAAAGGAATACGCTTTGGCATACGCTTCAGGAATTGGAGCTGGAAGAGCAGGAATACTTGAAACAACCTTCAGAGAAGAGACAGAAACCGACCTGTTCGGGGAACAGGCTGTACTTTGCGGCGGTGTTACCGAGTTAATGAAGGCAGGGTTTGAAACACTTGTAGCAGCAGGCTATCAGCCGGAAATAGCGTATTTTGAGTGTATACACGAAATGAAGCTGATTGTAGACCTTATTAATCAAGGCGGTTTCGGTGAAATGAGATACTCCATTAGTGATACTGCTGAATACGGCGATTACGTTACAGGTAAGAGAATAATCACAGATGAAACCAGAAAAGAAATGAAAAAGGTACTTAAAGAGATTCAGGACGGTAAGTTTGCAGCTAACTGGATTATAGAAAACAAGGCAGCAGGTAGAGCCAACTTTATTTCAATGAGAAGAAATGAATCTGAACACCAGCTGGAGACAGTGGGTGCAGAGCTTAGAAAAATGATGAGTTGGTTGAAAAAATAA
- a CDS encoding glycoside hydrolase family 43 protein codes for MTKTNSNYFSNPILPGFYPDPSICRVEDDYYLVTSSFTYFPGLPIFHSKDLVNWRQIGHALDRPSQLDLDGLEQSQGLYAPTIRYNNGIFYIACTNVGKKGNFIITSEKPEGPWSDPYWIADAPGIDPSLFFDDDGKVYFTGTNDSPDGTYYGDNEIWMRELDTGKMQLTGPRYGLWRGALKNAIWSEAPHIYKINGYYYLMIAEGGTDYHHSVTIARSREITGPYEGYIGNPIITHRHLGRKYPIANVGHADLVETQNGEWWMVALASRPYGGHYRNLGRETFLIPVEWEDGWPVVSPLSGKVEFSYQRPALSPDNPVEVTACDHFDNEKLSFIWNFIRTPRENFYSLTDRPGHLRLNLKSPKIKEQKNPSFIGRRQQHINFRAKTVMEFVPGNENEAAGILLIQSNNYHMRFECTKSGEKDVVRLIVCNDGKESIVAQRENTYTRIHMVVQAYGQDYSFYCGDENELVELAVNVDGRILSTDVAGGFVGTYVGMFTSSNGFDSSNMADFDLFEYTGL; via the coding sequence ATGACAAAAACAAATTCCAATTATTTCAGTAATCCAATATTGCCCGGGTTTTATCCTGATCCATCCATATGTCGTGTAGAGGATGATTACTATCTTGTTACATCCAGCTTTACATATTTTCCGGGCTTGCCTATATTCCATAGCAAAGATTTGGTTAACTGGAGGCAGATAGGACACGCCCTTGACAGACCTTCCCAGCTTGACCTAGATGGTTTAGAACAGTCTCAGGGATTATATGCCCCAACCATTAGATACAATAATGGCATCTTCTATATTGCATGTACCAACGTTGGGAAAAAAGGTAATTTCATAATAACATCGGAAAAACCTGAAGGACCGTGGTCAGACCCATATTGGATTGCTGATGCACCTGGTATAGACCCGTCACTTTTCTTCGATGATGATGGAAAGGTGTATTTTACTGGTACAAATGATTCTCCTGATGGAACCTATTACGGTGATAACGAAATCTGGATGAGGGAACTTGACACCGGGAAGATGCAGCTTACCGGTCCAAGATATGGCTTGTGGAGAGGTGCATTGAAGAATGCAATTTGGTCGGAAGCACCCCATATATATAAAATTAATGGATACTACTATCTAATGATTGCCGAGGGCGGTACTGACTATCACCATTCTGTCACTATAGCCAGAAGCAGGGAGATAACAGGACCATATGAAGGCTATATAGGGAATCCTATCATAACTCATAGGCATTTAGGAAGAAAATACCCTATTGCAAATGTAGGCCACGCTGATTTGGTTGAGACCCAAAACGGTGAGTGGTGGATGGTAGCACTGGCATCAAGGCCGTATGGCGGGCATTATAGAAACCTTGGCCGTGAAACATTTCTTATCCCTGTAGAATGGGAAGATGGTTGGCCGGTAGTAAGCCCATTAAGCGGAAAAGTAGAGTTTTCATACCAAAGACCTGCACTATCCCCGGATAATCCTGTTGAAGTAACGGCTTGTGACCACTTTGACAATGAAAAGCTTAGTTTTATATGGAATTTTATACGTACTCCCAGAGAAAACTTTTACAGCTTGACTGACAGGCCGGGGCACTTGAGGCTTAACCTGAAATCTCCTAAAATTAAAGAGCAGAAAAATCCGAGTTTTATTGGGAGACGTCAGCAGCACATTAATTTCCGGGCAAAAACGGTAATGGAATTTGTACCTGGCAACGAAAATGAAGCTGCAGGTATATTATTAATACAGAGTAACAATTATCATATGAGGTTTGAATGTACCAAATCAGGAGAGAAGGATGTAGTAAGGTTGATTGTATGTAATGACGGTAAGGAAAGTATTGTTGCCCAAAGGGAAAATACTTATACCCGGATTCACATGGTAGTTCAAGCCTACGGTCAGGATTACAGCTTTTATTGCGGAGATGAAAATGAATTGGTTGAACTGGCTGTCAATGTAGACGGAAGAATTCTCAGTACCGATGTAGCAGGAGGATTTGTCGGGACGTATGTAGGGATGTTTACCAGCAGCAATGGTTTTGACAGCAGTAATATGGCAGATTTTGATTTATTTGAATATACAGGCTTATAA
- the ilvN gene encoding acetolactate synthase small subunit yields MAKHTLSVLVENRSGVLSRVAGLFSRRGFNIESLAVGVTENPEVSRMTIVVDGDEYTVEQVSKQLNKLIDIIKIRALEKSESVSRELALIKVNATSSTRSEIVQIVEIFRAKIVDVSKSTLTVEISGANDKVAALEEMLRQFGIKEIVRTGTIAIERGNKYIKAGSTED; encoded by the coding sequence ATGGCAAAGCATACACTTTCTGTACTGGTTGAAAACCGCTCCGGAGTATTGTCCAGAGTCGCAGGCTTATTCAGCAGGAGGGGTTTCAATATTGAAAGCCTTGCAGTAGGGGTAACTGAAAATCCTGAAGTTTCAAGAATGACTATTGTAGTTGACGGGGATGAATATACTGTAGAACAGGTTAGCAAGCAGCTTAACAAGCTCATCGACATAATTAAGATCAGGGCATTGGAAAAATCTGAATCCGTCAGCCGTGAGCTTGCATTAATAAAAGTCAATGCTACATCTTCTACAAGGTCTGAAATAGTCCAGATAGTTGAAATATTCAGAGCAAAAATTGTAGATGTATCAAAGAGTACATTAACAGTTGAAATATCAGGTGCAAATGATAAAGTCGCTGCTCTTGAGGAAATGCTCAGGCAGTTTGGAATAAAGGAAATCGTAAGAACAGGCACAATTGCTATTGAAAGAGGAAACAAGTATATTAAGGCGGGAAGTACGGAAGACTGA
- a CDS encoding 2-isopropylmalate synthase, which produces MARTIKIFDTTLRDGEQTPGVNLNLQEKLEIAKQLVRLGVDVIEGGFAIASPGDFESIMTLSRNLKGVTIASLCRSVEKDIDRAWEAVQYAESPRIHTFIATSDIHMKYKLKMTEEEVLERAVSMVKRAKGYCSNVEFSAEDASRTREEFLYRVVEAVIKAGATTVNIPDTVGYSTPLEFGRLIRNIRNNVPNIDKADISVHCHNDLGLAVANSLAAVENGAVQVECTINGLGERAGNAALEEIIMGINTRKDYYDITHRIDTTQIYRASRLVSSLTGVNVQPNKAIVGANAFAHESGIHQHGVLSEKTTYEIMTPESVGMGTNRMVLGKLSGRHAFEDRLKEMGYSLSDEEVKTAFAKFKDLADKKKVVTDKDIEALVDENIAVPEIFVIDSFQINSGNKMISTSTVSVRKDEEIITEAATGDGPVDAAFNAVERATGVNAELVHYRIKAVTEGKDALGEVTVKISNNNSIFMGKGVSTDIIEASVKAYLNAINRSISEIGESIISQ; this is translated from the coding sequence ATGGCCAGAACGATTAAGATATTTGATACCACATTAAGGGATGGAGAGCAAACACCGGGTGTTAACCTTAATCTCCAGGAGAAGTTGGAAATAGCAAAACAACTGGTAAGGCTGGGTGTAGACGTTATTGAAGGCGGGTTTGCCATTGCCTCCCCCGGTGACTTTGAATCAATAATGACTCTTTCAAGGAACCTGAAAGGGGTTACAATCGCAAGTCTGTGTCGTTCAGTAGAAAAAGATATAGACAGGGCATGGGAGGCAGTGCAGTATGCGGAAAGCCCCAGAATACACACATTCATTGCAACTTCAGATATCCATATGAAATACAAGCTGAAAATGACAGAGGAAGAAGTGTTGGAAAGAGCTGTTTCCATGGTAAAACGTGCAAAGGGATATTGCTCCAATGTTGAATTTTCAGCAGAAGATGCCAGCAGAACCCGCGAGGAATTTTTGTACCGTGTGGTTGAAGCTGTTATCAAAGCAGGGGCTACAACGGTAAATATTCCTGATACAGTGGGATATTCAACTCCGCTGGAATTCGGAAGGCTCATAAGAAATATAAGAAATAATGTACCAAACATTGACAAGGCAGATATCAGCGTTCACTGTCATAACGATCTGGGGCTTGCCGTTGCCAATTCCCTTGCGGCAGTTGAAAACGGTGCGGTACAGGTAGAGTGTACAATAAACGGTCTTGGCGAAAGGGCCGGAAATGCTGCGTTAGAAGAAATAATAATGGGTATAAATACAAGAAAAGACTATTATGATATAACACATAGGATTGATACGACCCAGATATACAGAGCAAGCAGACTTGTTTCGAGTCTTACCGGTGTGAACGTACAACCCAATAAGGCAATCGTGGGAGCAAATGCATTTGCACATGAATCAGGAATACATCAGCACGGTGTACTTTCTGAAAAGACAACTTACGAGATTATGACTCCTGAATCAGTGGGAATGGGCACCAACAGGATGGTTCTGGGCAAGCTTTCGGGACGTCATGCATTCGAGGATAGACTAAAAGAAATGGGTTACTCTCTGTCTGATGAAGAAGTTAAAACTGCTTTTGCAAAGTTTAAAGATTTGGCTGACAAGAAAAAGGTAGTTACTGACAAGGATATAGAGGCCTTAGTAGACGAAAACATTGCAGTTCCTGAGATTTTTGTAATAGATAGCTTCCAGATAAACAGCGGAAATAAGATGATATCAACCTCAACAGTTAGTGTTAGAAAAGATGAGGAAATCATAACTGAGGCTGCAACGGGTGACGGCCCTGTAGATGCTGCATTTAATGCAGTAGAGCGTGCTACAGGAGTTAATGCAGAACTGGTTCATTATCGTATAAAGGCTGTTACGGAAGGAAAGGATGCACTTGGTGAGGTAACTGTGAAAATATCGAATAATAACAGTATATTTATGGGTAAGGGTGTCAGTACTGACATCATTGAGGCCAGTGTTAAAGCATATTTGAATGCTATAAACAGATCAATAAGTGAAATTGGAGAAAGCATAATTAGCCAGTAA